In the Chlorobium limicola DSM 245 genome, one interval contains:
- a CDS encoding isoprenyl transferase: MDLSSAFKPHWFSADIDSDDAKAQEELKTSCELPRHIAIIMDGNGRWARLKGKTRIEGHAGGVDSVRDVVEACTQLGIGYLTLFTFSTENWKRPEKEVSALMQLLIKVLRKETRELHDNNIRLNVIGNINLLPEKVSDVLRETMELTKNNSRLVLSIALSYSGKWDILQACRSMAFDVQSGHINPQNIDEQLFESYLSTRSLPDPELLIRTSGEFRISNFMLWQSAYSEIYFTNTYWPDFRRAQLYDAIRDFQSRERRFGQTSEQINTSQTVNSKI; encoded by the coding sequence ATGGATCTTTCATCAGCCTTCAAGCCTCACTGGTTTTCCGCGGACATAGACTCTGACGATGCAAAAGCTCAGGAAGAGCTAAAAACCTCTTGCGAGCTTCCCCGCCATATCGCCATCATCATGGACGGTAACGGGAGATGGGCCAGACTGAAAGGCAAAACAAGAATAGAAGGACACGCAGGAGGGGTCGATTCTGTCAGGGATGTTGTCGAAGCATGCACACAGCTCGGTATCGGCTACCTGACCCTTTTCACCTTTTCAACTGAAAACTGGAAAAGACCGGAAAAAGAGGTCTCTGCCCTCATGCAGCTGCTCATCAAGGTGCTGCGAAAGGAAACAAGGGAACTGCATGACAACAATATCCGGCTGAACGTTATCGGAAACATCAACCTGCTGCCCGAAAAGGTAAGCGATGTTCTCAGGGAAACCATGGAGCTCACCAAAAACAACAGCCGCCTGGTTCTCAGCATTGCTCTCAGTTACAGCGGAAAATGGGATATACTGCAGGCCTGCCGATCGATGGCATTTGACGTGCAGAGCGGACACATAAATCCGCAGAATATCGACGAACAGCTTTTTGAATCATATCTTTCAACACGTTCGCTCCCTGATCCCGAACTGCTTATCCGTACAAGCGGAGAGTTCAGAATCAGCAATTTCATGCTTTGGCAAAGCGCATATTCCGAAATCTATTTCACGAACACCTACTGGCCGGACTTCCGAAGAGCCCAGCTTTACGATGCAATCAGGGATTTTCAAAGCAGGGAACGAAGATTTGGTCAGACCAGCGAGCAGATAAACACATCACAAACAGTAAACAGCAAGATTTAA
- the gatA gene encoding Asp-tRNA(Asn)/Glu-tRNA(Gln) amidotransferase subunit GatA has product MQLSSYQDLRSELISRRITCEKVVLDYLERIDRHRDDNIYITVFHEQAVEKARKLDKKLSEGGLPGKLFGMPMAIKDNISIKGAGLTCASRILENYESVYDATAVQRLEAEDAVFLGKTNMDEFAMGSSNENSAFGAVPNPFDKTRVPGGSSGGSAAAVAAGLALAALGSDTGGSVRQPAGFCDIVGLKPTYGRISRYGLVAFASSFDQIGVLARNCDDASLVLGIMAGKDEHDATSSHRDVPDYAADMAAVRVEGLKIGVPKEYFHESLNREVGEIVRAKLHELRDKGAELVDITLPESDYAIAAYYILVTAEASSNLARFDGARYGYRSSRAEDVLAMYVNSRTEGFGKEVKRRIMLGTYVLSAGYYDTYYKKAQQVRRVFQDRYREALEKVDVIAGPTSPFPPFSIGEKMDDPLEMYLADVFTVPASIVGMPAVSVPVGMDSRNLPVGMHLICDFFEEGKLMGIARHLQRR; this is encoded by the coding sequence GTGCAACTCAGTAGTTATCAGGATCTGCGTTCAGAGCTGATCTCACGCAGAATAACCTGTGAAAAGGTTGTTCTCGATTATCTCGAACGCATAGACCGGCATCGCGACGATAATATCTATATAACGGTTTTTCATGAACAGGCAGTTGAAAAAGCCCGTAAGCTCGACAAAAAACTCAGTGAGGGCGGTCTGCCGGGAAAACTTTTCGGTATGCCGATGGCAATAAAAGACAATATTTCCATTAAAGGTGCTGGTCTGACCTGCGCATCGAGAATCCTTGAGAACTATGAGAGCGTCTATGATGCCACCGCAGTTCAGAGGCTTGAGGCTGAAGATGCTGTTTTTCTGGGTAAAACCAATATGGATGAGTTTGCAATGGGCAGTTCCAATGAAAATTCAGCATTTGGCGCCGTACCCAATCCTTTCGATAAAACCCGTGTTCCCGGCGGCAGCTCGGGCGGATCGGCAGCTGCCGTTGCTGCCGGCCTTGCGCTTGCGGCTCTCGGTTCCGATACCGGCGGTTCGGTGCGCCAGCCTGCCGGGTTCTGCGATATTGTCGGTCTGAAACCGACCTACGGCCGGATTTCACGCTACGGCCTTGTGGCTTTCGCCTCTTCGTTCGATCAGATCGGGGTGCTTGCCCGTAACTGCGACGATGCCTCACTCGTGCTCGGTATCATGGCCGGAAAGGATGAGCATGATGCGACCTCTTCGCACCGTGATGTTCCTGATTATGCTGCAGACATGGCCGCCGTCAGGGTCGAAGGTTTGAAAATAGGTGTTCCGAAAGAATATTTTCATGAGAGTCTCAATAGGGAAGTAGGGGAAATAGTCAGGGCAAAACTCCATGAGCTCAGGGATAAAGGCGCGGAACTGGTCGATATAACCCTGCCGGAAAGCGATTATGCCATAGCTGCATATTATATTCTGGTTACTGCAGAGGCGTCATCCAATCTTGCCCGGTTTGATGGCGCCCGTTACGGTTACCGTTCGTCCCGGGCGGAGGATGTGCTGGCCATGTATGTCAATTCGAGAACCGAAGGGTTCGGCAAGGAGGTGAAGCGCCGTATCATGCTGGGTACCTACGTGCTTTCTGCCGGTTATTATGATACCTATTATAAAAAAGCGCAGCAGGTTCGCCGCGTTTTTCAGGACCGGTATCGTGAAGCGCTGGAGAAAGTTGATGTCATAGCCGGGCCGACTTCTCCTTTTCCGCCGTTCAGTATCGGCGAAAAAATGGACGATCCGCTTGAAATGTATCTCGCCGATGTTTTTACCGTTCCGGCAAGTATCGTCGGTATGCCTGCCGTGAGCGTGCCTGTCGGCATGGACAGCAGGAATCTGCCGGTAGGAATGCATCTGATCTGTGATTTTTTTGAGGAAGGGAAGCTTATGGGAATTGCAAGGCATTTGCAGCGCCGATAG
- the sucD gene encoding succinate--CoA ligase subunit alpha codes for MSVLVNKDTRLLVQGITGGEGTFHTSQILEYGTNVVAGVTPGKGGILYHGNDKDRFCRPVPVFNTVKEAVEKTEANTSVIFVPAPFAGDAIMEAADAGLKVIICITEGVPVNDMMRAYAFVQEKGAVLVGPNCPGVITPGEAKIGIMPGFIHKKGSIGVVSRSGTLTYEAVHQLTAVGLGQSTCIGIGGDPIIGTRFIDAVRMFAKDDETEGLVMIGEIGGSAEEEAAEYIKKYFNKPVVGFIAGRTAPPGRRMGHAGAIVSGGKGTAEDKIRAMEAAGIHVVDNPGDIGEAMMKALGR; via the coding sequence ATGAGTGTTTTAGTCAATAAGGATACTCGCCTGCTTGTGCAGGGAATAACCGGCGGTGAAGGCACCTTCCACACCTCCCAGATTCTCGAGTATGGCACCAATGTCGTTGCAGGCGTCACTCCGGGAAAAGGCGGGATTTTGTACCATGGAAATGACAAGGACCGCTTCTGCCGTCCGGTTCCGGTGTTCAATACCGTCAAGGAGGCCGTTGAAAAAACCGAAGCCAATACGTCGGTTATTTTCGTTCCGGCGCCATTCGCCGGCGACGCCATCATGGAAGCCGCCGATGCCGGTCTGAAGGTGATCATCTGCATTACCGAGGGCGTTCCGGTCAACGATATGATGCGGGCTTATGCTTTTGTGCAGGAAAAAGGAGCCGTACTTGTCGGCCCGAACTGTCCCGGCGTGATAACTCCCGGAGAAGCAAAAATCGGGATCATGCCAGGTTTTATTCATAAAAAAGGGTCGATCGGCGTTGTTTCCCGAAGCGGAACCCTTACCTATGAGGCGGTACATCAGCTTACTGCGGTGGGCCTTGGCCAGTCAACCTGTATCGGTATCGGAGGGGATCCTATTATCGGAACCCGGTTTATCGATGCGGTCAGGATGTTTGCAAAAGACGATGAGACAGAGGGTTTGGTAATGATCGGCGAGATCGGCGGCAGCGCCGAAGAGGAAGCTGCGGAGTATATCAAAAAGTATTTCAATAAGCCGGTCGTCGGCTTTATTGCCGGTCGTACGGCGCCTCCCGGCCGCCGGATGGGTCATGCCGGTGCGATCGTGTCCGGCGGTAAAGGTACGGCTGAGGACAAAATCCGTGCCATGGAAGCTGCAGGTATCCATGTGGTGGACAACCCCGGAGATATCGGCGAAGCGATGATGAAAGCGCTCGGCAGGTAA
- a CDS encoding KpsF/GutQ family sugar-phosphate isomerase → MNKTDAMRNLTSSGKTILEQEAGALRQIAERLDDTFASAVTAMHACSGKIIISGMGKSGIIAQKIAATMASTGTTAMFLHPADAAHGDLGIVSEGDVVICLSKSGTTEELNFILPALRRIGVAIIALTGNPRSYLARNADIVLDTGIDQEACPFDLAPTSSTTAMLAMGDALAITLMQAKQFTPRDFALTHPKGALGRRLTMKASDIMASGDALPIVDDQAVLGELILEMTSKRYGVSAIVDRKGKLSGIFTDGDLRRIVQKGGNFLQLSARSVMTENPKSVPPDTLAKECLDILETFRITQLMVCDNDNRPVGIIHIHDLITLGL, encoded by the coding sequence ATGAACAAAACAGATGCAATGCGAAATCTGACATCAAGCGGAAAAACCATTCTCGAACAGGAAGCCGGCGCTCTCCGGCAGATAGCCGAACGGCTTGACGACACCTTTGCGAGCGCCGTAACGGCTATGCACGCCTGCAGCGGAAAAATCATCATTTCCGGCATGGGAAAATCAGGAATTATCGCCCAGAAAATTGCAGCAACGATGGCATCTACCGGAACAACCGCCATGTTTCTTCATCCGGCCGATGCGGCACACGGCGATCTCGGCATTGTTTCCGAAGGTGACGTGGTCATCTGTCTTTCGAAAAGCGGCACGACCGAAGAGCTTAATTTCATTCTGCCGGCACTCAGGAGAATAGGAGTCGCCATTATCGCACTGACCGGCAATCCCCGCTCATATCTCGCCCGGAATGCCGATATCGTACTTGACACGGGCATCGATCAGGAAGCCTGCCCTTTTGACCTTGCTCCGACCTCATCGACCACGGCAATGCTTGCCATGGGCGATGCACTTGCCATCACCCTCATGCAGGCAAAACAGTTCACCCCTCGCGACTTCGCCCTGACCCATCCAAAGGGAGCGCTCGGAAGACGCCTGACCATGAAAGCCTCCGACATCATGGCATCCGGTGATGCGCTCCCCATCGTCGACGATCAAGCGGTTCTCGGTGAACTCATTCTTGAAATGACCTCGAAACGTTACGGAGTCAGCGCAATCGTTGACCGAAAAGGAAAGCTCTCCGGCATTTTTACCGATGGCGACCTCCGAAGGATTGTCCAGAAAGGCGGCAATTTTCTTCAGCTTTCCGCCCGATCCGTCATGACCGAAAACCCGAAAAGCGTTCCCCCCGACACCCTTGCCAAAGAGTGCCTCGACATACTCGAAACATTCAGAATAACCCAGCTTATGGTTTGCGACAACGATAACCGACCCGTCGGGATTATTCATATCCACGACCTGATAACGCTGGGATTGTAG
- a CDS encoding lipopolysaccharide biosynthesis protein produces MLAKLKLLAKDTVIYGASTIVARSLNYLLVPLYANKLTTFDNGIQTVVYANIALANVLFSYGLETSYLKSASDTLHHSGDARGYFSTAFFSLLVTSTLFALIMVLFSADIAAMIGLGPEEGEFINYAAIILWIDTLLVIPFAELRLKRKALRFAVARIIGVVAVVLSALVLLIVFDAGLPGAFFANIIGSLVSLAAVLPLFRELKPVFSFDYLREMLRIGLPYVPTGIAGLLIHLIDRNLLIRISSSDIRRIYGDGYMASDIVGIYGRVAAFGIILQLVIQVFRFAWQPFFLQHANDPDAKRLFRYVLSISTFITMFGALAATFFVPDLVRYHYGGNFYILPPKYWIGLSVLPWIFLSYVFDMISTNLSSGMLVTGNTRYLPVVTFAGAAVTGVACWLLIPLSGMDGAAYAIVAGTVVMCLVMAYYSLRVFPNRYDWKKLFILFVAGIAAALLQEQISLRLEGSFECVASRFVLLVLYAAAAALLFREESVLALAKIRSKFIGK; encoded by the coding sequence ATGCTCGCGAAACTAAAACTGCTTGCCAAAGATACGGTCATCTATGGCGCAAGTACCATTGTTGCCCGTAGTCTCAATTACCTTCTCGTTCCGCTTTACGCCAACAAGCTCACTACCTTCGATAACGGGATTCAGACGGTCGTGTATGCCAATATCGCATTGGCAAACGTTCTGTTTTCCTATGGGCTTGAGACCTCATACCTGAAATCCGCCTCCGATACCCTTCACCATTCCGGAGATGCCAGGGGGTATTTTTCTACCGCTTTTTTCAGTCTGCTCGTTACCTCGACCCTTTTCGCTTTGATTATGGTGCTCTTCTCGGCCGATATTGCCGCCATGATCGGTCTCGGGCCGGAGGAAGGGGAGTTTATCAACTATGCGGCAATCATTCTCTGGATCGATACCCTGCTGGTGATTCCGTTTGCCGAGCTGCGCCTGAAGCGGAAAGCACTGCGGTTTGCCGTGGCGCGGATTATCGGTGTGGTTGCCGTGGTGCTCAGCGCTCTGGTTCTTTTGATTGTTTTCGACGCGGGTCTTCCTGGCGCGTTTTTTGCAAATATCATCGGTTCGCTGGTGAGTCTGGCCGCGGTACTTCCGCTTTTCAGGGAACTGAAACCGGTTTTTTCTTTCGATTACCTGCGAGAAATGCTTCGCATCGGCCTGCCGTATGTTCCTACCGGCATAGCCGGGCTGCTTATTCATCTCATCGACCGCAACCTGCTCATCAGAATTTCATCGTCCGATATCAGGCGGATATACGGTGACGGGTATATGGCCTCGGATATTGTTGGAATTTATGGCCGTGTAGCCGCCTTCGGTATTATTCTGCAGCTGGTGATTCAGGTTTTCCGCTTTGCGTGGCAGCCTTTTTTTCTGCAGCATGCCAACGATCCCGATGCCAAAAGACTTTTTCGCTATGTGCTCAGCATTTCAACGTTTATCACGATGTTCGGTGCGCTTGCCGCTACTTTTTTCGTGCCGGATCTCGTCAGATACCACTACGGCGGCAATTTTTACATCCTGCCGCCAAAATACTGGATCGGCCTGTCCGTATTGCCCTGGATTTTTCTCAGTTATGTTTTTGACATGATTTCTACCAACCTTTCATCAGGAATGCTTGTAACCGGCAATACCCGTTATCTGCCGGTCGTTACGTTTGCCGGGGCGGCGGTGACAGGCGTTGCCTGCTGGCTGCTTATTCCGCTGAGCGGTATGGACGGTGCTGCATACGCCATTGTTGCCGGAACGGTTGTCATGTGCCTGGTAATGGCTTACTATTCGCTAAGGGTTTTTCCGAACCGTTACGATTGGAAAAAACTTTTTATACTGTTTGTCGCCGGAATTGCGGCCGCACTGCTTCAGGAACAGATTTCCCTGAGGCTTGAAGGTTCGTTTGAGTGTGTCGCTTCGAGGTTCGTTCTGCTGGTGCTCTATGCCGCTGCGGCGGCACTGCTTTTCCGAGAGGAGAGTGTTCTTGCTCTCGCCAAAATCCGCAGTAAATTCATTGGAAAATAA
- a CDS encoding Spy/CpxP family protein refolding chaperone yields MDFFSSKRFITATLAILVVLNVALLSLLWWQNIHKSEERQIKITREYKRQIYFTGPLALSEEQSLRFSNLRQNHFRTVKPHFQAIARLKKELVMESVKETPDTAKIDSLATSIGKRQAVAEKELARHFHELAMVCTPPQRASLQKILERIATRKAGFRNERFDRPRHEIRELNIIREER; encoded by the coding sequence ATGGATTTTTTTTCTTCAAAACGATTTATTACCGCAACGCTCGCCATTCTGGTCGTACTCAATGTTGCGCTGCTCAGTCTGCTCTGGTGGCAGAATATCCACAAGTCCGAAGAGCGACAGATCAAAATAACCCGTGAGTACAAACGGCAGATTTACTTTACCGGACCGCTTGCCCTTTCCGAAGAGCAGAGCCTTCGTTTCAGCAATCTCCGGCAGAATCACTTCAGAACGGTAAAACCGCACTTTCAGGCCATAGCCCGACTGAAAAAAGAGCTCGTAATGGAATCGGTAAAAGAAACACCCGATACCGCTAAAATCGACTCTCTTGCCACCAGCATAGGAAAAAGACAGGCCGTCGCAGAAAAAGAACTCGCCAGACACTTTCATGAACTTGCAATGGTCTGCACGCCACCTCAGCGGGCTTCTCTCCAGAAAATACTTGAACGTATTGCCACACGCAAGGCGGGATTCAGAAACGAACGATTTGATCGGCCACGCCACGAAATACGGGAATTGAACATCATCAGGGAAGAGCGGTAA
- a CDS encoding Spy/CpxP family protein refolding chaperone has translation MKKTVTMIMTAVLLAAGGTASAADYSRYSSEELVGMRGNMRNASREERADYRNECMKRGVALSAGERPGFAGNTKQCRPRLIKEALGLSDSQQKKLQELREKQFASVKTERRDLFVLQNEIRNESLKKNPDNRKIAMLSEKIGRTHATLARIRSDHFQEMATVLNPGQIEKMKTFMENRPMGKSRKMML, from the coding sequence ATGAAAAAAACAGTGACGATGATCATGACCGCCGTACTCCTTGCGGCAGGAGGCACTGCCTCTGCAGCAGACTACAGCCGGTATTCCAGTGAAGAGCTTGTCGGCATGCGCGGAAACATGCGCAATGCCTCAAGGGAAGAACGTGCCGACTACCGCAATGAGTGCATGAAAAGAGGCGTAGCGCTCTCGGCCGGTGAACGACCCGGTTTTGCCGGAAACACAAAGCAATGCCGTCCGCGGCTTATCAAGGAAGCTCTCGGTCTGAGCGACAGCCAGCAGAAAAAATTGCAGGAATTGCGTGAAAAGCAGTTCGCCTCGGTAAAAACAGAGCGGCGCGACCTGTTCGTGCTTCAGAATGAAATCCGCAATGAATCGCTGAAAAAAAATCCTGACAACAGAAAAATCGCGATGCTTTCGGAAAAAATAGGACGAACCCACGCAACCCTGGCACGTATACGAAGCGACCACTTTCAGGAAATGGCGACCGTACTGAACCCCGGTCAGATAGAAAAAATGAAAACCTTCATGGAAAACAGACCAATGGGAAAAAGCAGAAAAATGATGCTGTAA
- a CDS encoding RNA polymerase sigma factor, with amino-acid sequence MEDAVQVALGGDAKSKNLQKHADTSGEELFRALVAEHQEMVINTCYRFVLNREDAEDLAQDVFVEVYRSLDQFRAESKLSTWIYRIAVTKSLDHLRRMKRKKRFSSLKRIIGVDDPAENLPSPSSDNPEHTLTDKESLGILQSALNTLPDNQKTAFLLSKQDGYSNSEIADILQTSVSAVESLIHRAKKNLHEKLYKHYKNN; translated from the coding sequence ATGGAAGACGCGGTACAAGTGGCCCTGGGTGGAGATGCAAAAAGCAAAAACTTGCAGAAACATGCTGATACATCAGGTGAAGAGCTGTTCAGAGCTCTCGTTGCGGAGCATCAGGAGATGGTCATCAACACCTGTTACCGTTTTGTACTGAACAGGGAAGATGCCGAAGATCTTGCTCAGGATGTGTTTGTCGAAGTGTATCGGTCGCTTGACCAGTTCCGGGCGGAATCCAAACTATCCACCTGGATATATCGGATAGCGGTAACCAAATCGCTCGATCACCTCAGGCGAATGAAAAGGAAAAAACGCTTCTCATCTCTCAAGAGAATCATCGGTGTCGACGACCCCGCAGAAAATCTGCCATCTCCCTCGTCGGACAATCCGGAACACACCCTTACCGACAAAGAAAGCCTCGGCATTCTGCAGTCAGCCCTGAACACCCTGCCGGATAACCAGAAAACCGCTTTTCTGCTCAGCAAACAGGACGGATACAGCAACAGTGAAATTGCCGACATCCTTCAGACCTCGGTATCTGCAGTTGAATCGCTGATTCACCGTGCAAAAAAAAATCTGCACGAAAAACTATACAAGCATTACAAAAACAACTGA
- a CDS encoding phosphoglucomutase/phosphomannomutase family protein produces MQVKFGTDGWRAIIAKDYTFDNLKLAALATARYIKTRPEKAKGICIGYDTRFMSKEFADFTAEVISSQGIKVYLANSFVSTPAVSLFTKAKQLAGGIVITASHNPPVYNGFKVKAAYGGPAHPEAIAEIESFLTDIDPAQPIVPDRKLIEYADMKTFYINHLKANIDLQLIRDSRIKIAHNAMYGAGQDIITRLFDESMVSCYHCTVNPGFGGINPEPMPQYIGEFVDFFREVETDVAIINDGDADRIGMLDEHGDFVDSHKLFALILKYLVEDKQQRGEVAKTFALTDIIDRICRKHDLVMHELQVGFKHVSKLMTTNDILIGGEESGGIGITSFLPERDGVYIGLLILEIMTRKEKTLSELVQELYDEYGFFCYKRNDLHVSEEKKQAIITRAAIGDLTSIAGYKVLKFSDLDGCKYHFEGGWLLIRASGTEPVLRLYCEADSQEKVDKVLAFAAKLA; encoded by the coding sequence ATGCAAGTCAAATTCGGTACTGACGGATGGCGTGCGATAATCGCAAAGGATTATACGTTTGATAACCTCAAACTGGCGGCTCTTGCTACCGCAAGGTATATCAAGACACGCCCTGAAAAAGCAAAAGGTATCTGCATCGGATACGATACCCGGTTCATGTCGAAAGAGTTTGCAGATTTTACCGCCGAGGTGATCTCGTCACAGGGCATCAAGGTATATCTTGCAAACAGTTTTGTCTCTACGCCAGCCGTATCGCTTTTTACAAAAGCAAAACAGCTTGCCGGCGGCATCGTCATCACGGCATCCCATAACCCTCCTGTCTATAACGGATTCAAGGTCAAAGCCGCCTACGGCGGACCTGCCCACCCCGAAGCGATCGCAGAAATCGAAAGCTTCCTCACCGACATCGATCCCGCGCAGCCGATCGTACCGGACAGGAAGCTGATCGAATATGCAGATATGAAAACATTCTACATAAATCATCTCAAAGCGAATATCGATCTGCAGCTTATTCGCGACTCACGCATTAAAATTGCTCATAACGCCATGTATGGCGCCGGCCAGGATATCATTACCAGGCTCTTCGACGAATCCATGGTAAGCTGCTATCACTGCACCGTAAACCCCGGTTTCGGTGGCATCAATCCCGAACCCATGCCGCAGTACATCGGAGAATTCGTCGATTTTTTCCGGGAAGTTGAAACTGACGTCGCCATCATCAACGACGGCGATGCCGACAGAATAGGCATGCTTGACGAACATGGTGACTTCGTCGATTCTCACAAGCTGTTCGCCCTTATCCTTAAATACCTCGTCGAAGACAAGCAGCAGCGTGGAGAGGTAGCGAAAACATTCGCACTTACCGACATAATCGACAGGATCTGCCGGAAACACGATCTTGTCATGCATGAACTGCAGGTAGGCTTCAAGCATGTCAGCAAACTCATGACCACCAACGACATTCTGATCGGCGGTGAAGAGTCCGGCGGTATCGGCATCACCTCCTTTCTCCCGGAACGCGACGGAGTCTACATCGGTCTGCTGATTCTTGAAATCATGACCAGAAAAGAGAAAACCCTTTCGGAACTTGTTCAGGAACTGTATGACGAATACGGGTTCTTCTGTTACAAACGCAATGACCTGCATGTCAGTGAAGAAAAAAAACAGGCGATCATCACCCGCGCCGCAATCGGAGATCTCACCTCGATTGCAGGATACAAGGTTCTGAAATTCAGCGATCTGGACGGCTGCAAATATCATTTCGAGGGTGGATGGCTGCTCATTCGGGCATCAGGCACCGAACCTGTTCTGCGCCTCTACTGCGAAGCCGACTCTCAGGAAAAAGTCGATAAAGTACTTGCATTTGCAGCAAAACTTGCATAA
- the lpxB gene encoding lipid-A-disaccharide synthase: protein MSRTLFVLAGEVSGDMHAAGVVAELLRRKPDVRVFGIGGERLRALGAELSFDTRQMSIMGFVDVLRHAGFLRKVISELKRLVRAEKPDAALLVDYPGMNLIMARFLHDLGIPVIFYISPQVWAWKEGRVGKIRKTVDRLLVIFDFEVDFYRRRGVNAEFVGNPVIEELRDEELPPADVFLRKHHIEQGAILIGLLPGSRRQEISKILPEMIRAAGMLGEQYNAVFLLGRAPHLDFRWQDHVAEDRDIRVVECRSYEVMKYSNLAFVTSGTATLEALCFGLPMIVVYRTGWMNYQIGKRLVKLKSISLANIVARGLGAAGQAVPELIQHDACAEGMVKAAMQLLDNPALAADMRAELLGARDKLASASPSRAVTAIIEEYL, encoded by the coding sequence ATGTCGAGGACGCTTTTTGTTTTAGCCGGAGAAGTTTCCGGCGACATGCACGCGGCAGGAGTTGTTGCTGAGCTTCTGAGACGGAAGCCCGATGTAAGGGTATTCGGTATAGGGGGAGAGAGGCTGCGGGCGCTTGGCGCCGAGCTTTCATTCGACACTCGCCAGATGAGCATTATGGGATTTGTCGATGTGCTTCGGCATGCCGGTTTTCTCCGGAAGGTAATCAGTGAACTGAAAAGACTTGTGCGGGCGGAAAAACCCGATGCGGCCCTGCTCGTTGATTATCCCGGTATGAACCTGATTATGGCGCGTTTTCTGCATGACCTTGGTATTCCCGTCATATTTTATATCTCTCCGCAGGTGTGGGCATGGAAAGAGGGAAGGGTCGGAAAGATACGGAAAACGGTGGACAGACTGCTGGTGATTTTCGATTTTGAAGTTGATTTCTATCGTCGTCGGGGAGTGAATGCCGAGTTTGTCGGAAATCCGGTTATCGAAGAGCTTCGGGACGAGGAGCTTCCGCCAGCCGATGTCTTTTTGAGAAAACATCATATTGAACAGGGAGCAATACTGATTGGCCTTCTTCCCGGAAGCAGACGGCAGGAAATTTCAAAGATACTGCCCGAGATGATCAGGGCTGCGGGGATGCTCGGCGAACAGTACAATGCCGTATTTCTTCTTGGGCGCGCACCGCACCTCGATTTCCGCTGGCAGGATCATGTGGCGGAAGACAGGGATATCCGGGTTGTGGAGTGCCGCAGCTACGAAGTAATGAAATACAGCAACCTTGCCTTCGTGACTTCGGGAACCGCTACACTCGAAGCGCTCTGTTTCGGGCTTCCGATGATTGTGGTTTACCGAACGGGTTGGATGAATTATCAGATCGGAAAACGTCTTGTCAAGCTGAAGAGTATTTCCCTCGCCAATATCGTTGCCAGAGGGCTTGGCGCTGCAGGACAGGCTGTTCCGGAGCTGATTCAGCATGACGCCTGTGCCGAAGGGATGGTGAAAGCGGCGATGCAGCTGCTTGACAATCCGGCTCTTGCTGCCGATATGCGCGCGGAATTGCTTGGCGCAAGGGATAAACTGGCCAGTGCTTCCCCATCGAGGGCCGTTACAGCAATTATAGAAGAATATTTATAA